The genomic segment CCGCCTTGACCAAGCTAACCTCAGCAATCATCTCCTTAGGGAGCCCTTTCCAGGCCTCCtcttccctacccccaccccagtgTTTGTCAGGTGCCCTCTTCCTGTGCTCCCACAGCATCCTGGGCACACCTTGATCACAGACTGTGTCCTAAATTTGGgagttccttgaaggcaaggacttgtttttcttctctcagttCCTGCAGCTCTAAacagagtgcttggcacatggagggtgaatgaatggatgggttGGATGAATGTACCTAGAGAGATGACACAGTGGGGAGAGGTCCCACTGACCCCTGCTGAGTGGTTACGGCCTTCAAAAATTTCCCAGACAACTGACGAGCCTGGCTCTGGTTTGCAGCTGGACTGTTGATGCCCCAGGGAGAGGGACTGCTGCTTCCACCTGTGACGTATTTAGGTAACTGAGACAGCTATCTAAACTTGGCTGTAGAGAACTAGACTGTGTATGTACCTAACGATGATAAAATGTCCTCACTACTTAGGACGCTGTGGGAAACTGAACCTCTGATGGAGCTGGGGGGCCAGAGACTGGGGAGGCTGAATTCCAGTCCATCTTGTTTGGATGTCAACTCCCCTGGGACGTGGCTACACGTGAGGACTGTGCTGACAGGGACCTTCCAGGCGGCTCAGCCTGTGGCTCTGCACAGATGAGTGGTCCAGAGGAACGCAGAAGCTCCTAGATGCCAGCAAATGAGCCTCTCCGGCCTTCTGGAAGACGGACAACTGTCTGCTTTCACACAGAACAGCAAAGGTTTTTCCCATTCCCATCCCACTGCCCCCTTAGAGAGGACCAGGAAAGCCAGGAAAGGGAAAGGTTCACAGGTCTGGGtattttaagagagaaatttggGGGGAAGATGCAAACAGTGCAGCAAGGCctattttaaaaacccaattcAAAGCTTGTATATTGCTAAATGAACTACTGCTGAGCTAGAAGGCCTTCTTCTCTGGCTGTGGCCAGAATATTTAGCCAACTTTCTTTCTACTCTCTGTTGTCCTCTATGTGTGACTGGTATAACATGAACTCCTTTCACACAGATGGATTGTTTTTTCTGGGATGCATCTGAGAGGCAAAGCCTCCTTTTGAAAACTGTCTACCTCCCAACTGGGTCACGTGGAGGTAAAGCTGACCCCAAGCGAACGTCCAGCATTCTCACTCCAAGCATCATCAAGCCGATGAGGGCAGCAGGAAGAGGTTGGCTGCATCTCAGACAGGGAGGAAGGGCGAGCTTTCCCATAAGCACTCAGAGGAGCAGGGAGGAAACAGTTATTCCCGGGGCAGAGCGACCATACATAACAACAcaggagaggaaggcaggggccAATGGGATTTAACTCCCAAGGGGAGTCACTTCAAGAATGCCAGTGCAGACATTACTTGTAGCTCCTTTAAAGCCATTCTCAAGGCATTAGATCAGCAAAGTCAATGAAACAAAGACAGAGGTGACTGACGTGAGATGCAGTTAATGGAGATGAGCTTTTTCAGAACACGGGTTCACAAACTGGTTAGAAATGGCCAGTGAGATGCAGAATACATGGGTGTCATGTGTGGCCCCAGGATGCAGCAGGGACAGCAGAGTGATCACAAGGACGGGAAGAGAAGCCCCAGATAAACATGAAGCTAAAGCCAGCTTGTTTCTTACCACTTCATCCTCGGTAGGCTTGAAAACACAAATTTACACTTAGTGGGAAGCCATGCCACACACAAGGTCACAAGTCATGAGCACAAGGCTACTGATTGCTTCTTGGGGGCGGGGGCGTGGGGACTGTGAATGTTAAATGGTCTGACATTGGAGGCAAGCCTCCTCAGCACAAACGGAGAGCAAAGTCAGCAGGACCAAGAGTGttgatacttaatttttaaaaggcatctcAAGccttgcaatttatttttaaagtcatacaCATAGCAGACGCGGTCAGTCAGACTGCAAAGTCCAGTCCCCTGGGTCCTCAActccttttctatttgttttaaaaagaatatactgAATAGATGAGGTTCAAAAGTTCAGCTCAGAGGCTTTGTGGTACGAACGGTCAGGCAAGgagattggattttaaaaaatccaatggTGGTTTAAGGAAAAGTCTAGCTTGGCTAAACTAGACTAAACTTGGCTAAAAAGCAGGcaagtcacatttttaaaaggctcaATAAAATGTCTGCAACAAGAGCACATTAGTGGAACAGGAATTCAAAAGTCCCGCTGATTAAAGTTCCAACGGGAACCATTCTGGGCAGGGGCAAGGGATGAAGGAGCCGCCGTAAGTGGCCTGGGTTTCTGGCAGTAAGAGCTGGGGCGCTGGGGCTGGCTCTGCCTCGGCCCCGAGGGGAGCAGTCAATAACTGAGATCTGCGTGCAGGGTACTGTGGGCCGCTTGGAACTCAGGAAGCCGGACAACAGAACACAACTGCTGCGGGCTCTGCAGGCAACACCTGGCGTTCAGAGCAGGGGCCACTGGAAAAAGCTGTAGCGCCCTCAGAAGTCCAGAAAGCAAGCCGATCCTCAGTATTAGTCTTTTCATTGTTTCAAGGAGCGGAGGAGTGAGGCCACTTAGGGACACAAGACTAGGGCTGACCcgaggtgggaggagaggaagccCGCACCACTGATCTTACCTCCTCTGCGTCCTCTGAATGGGTGGAGAGCTGGTCATGCTGAATAATCTCAGCATCCTCCTCTGTCGGTCCGTTGCCCACCCTGATCCCACCAAAGTTGAGAGTTCCCTACACAGATGAACAGAAAGAGTAGAATTTGCCTGGGCTTTAATGTGACATTCTGTGACGTGGGGAAGGGCGATGGTTAGTACATACAAACCTCAGAAAAGCATATAttctaacaacaaaaacaaaacccactgaTCGAACAGCTAAGTAAAACCAAGCCACTGTTCCCATCCCAACTACCACCGCCCAGGCCCAGCCCGAACTACATTTAGCACCTCATGCTGATCAGAGGCAACAGGCAGTTCCTGCTGCACCAAGAGACACCAACCTTGCCTCGGCCAATGCCGACTGAGAGTCCTGCTTGCGTGAAAAGCTTAATACGAACAAAGTCTCCTGACAAGCGCAGCTCTATGTGTAAAGAGTTCAATGGCCTAAGTTTTTCTGGAACTAAAGATTAGACTTTCTAAGAGGGAGGAGAGCCAAATGACATGGTGACTGCAACCGAATCTGTTAAGATTTCAACAGGAGCCCGAGAGCTCCAGCAACCTCTCCCTGAAACGCACCGGGTCTCTGCCCAGGAACAAAGGACTTCCCaggtcacagaagaaaaaaaaccttaatgtaCATTAGCTTGTAGCTAGAGAATActgacttaaaacaaaacaaaacaaaaccaaaacaaccctGACCCTATCCTTCAATGGAGGATTCTGGAGTGTCAACACAGCTCTCCCACAGGCAGGTGGGCGGAGGCCGACTGGCTGCTTGCTGCCTCTCACTCCCCAGGCAGTTTTCAGCAGGGTCCCTAGGACCAGGATTTCTAAGTCAACCTGACTTGGAAAAGTTTGGGTTTGCTGAGGCAAAAGGACTTTTTGGGTACGAAAACCAGGCAGAACTGGGGTTAAGTCTGACAGATACCACTTAGTGCTAACCTGCCATAGAGTGAAAAGGAGCTGAAGAAACAGCTCCAAGACCCACTTCATGTGGTTTCTGTCAGGGGAGTCAAACAAGGCAAGAGTTCAAAGACTGCTCTCCTGCAAAATGGCCTCTGAGCAGCAGCACAAAGAATGTGCACGCAGCTTCGGTCAACTGCCCCAAGGTCCCTCCTCGCAGCTTCACCTCTGGCGTGCATCTATGACCACAGCATACAACCATCAACCCTCAGGGTTTGGGCagattctctctcttcttctagcAGTGGTCAGAGAACCagttgcatcagaatcaccttgaAAGTTGCATTTCATTAAGCAGAGATTCTCAGATACCACCCCCAGAAATTGTAAatttagtaggtctgggatggggcctagaaaatctgtatttaaaaaaatatttccccaaGTACAAACTGTATGATCATTTCGAGTGTCTATCAAAATGGAAAAGGCATGCACAGCTCTTTGGTCTCGGCCGCCGACATGCCATCCAGAATAAGGAAGACCCGGAAACTTAGGGGCCACGTGAGCCACAGCCACGGCCGCATCGGCAAACACCGGAAGCACCCGGGAGGCCGCGGTAATGTTGGTGGCATGCATCACCACAGGATCAACTTCGACAAATATCACCCAGGATACTTTGGGAAAGTTGGTATGAGGCATTACCACTTAAAGAGGGACCAGAGCTTCTGCCCAAGCATCAACCTTGATAAACTGTGGACCTTGGTCAGTGAGCAGACACGGGTAAATGCCGCCAAGAGCAAGACTGGAGCTGCTCCTGTCACTGATGTGGTGCGATCGGGTTACTACAAAGTTCTGGGGGAGGGAAAGCTCCCAAAGCAGGCTGTCATCCTTAAGGCCAAGTTCTTCAGCAGAAGAGCTGAGGAGAAGATTAAGGGTGTGGGTGGGCCTTGTGTCCTGGTAGCTTGAAGCCACATGGTGGGAGGTTCATTAAATGatgacaagtgaaaaaaaaaagaaaaaaaggcacgCACAAAAAAATGCCTGCACCTTTTGAGACAGCAAGTCCACTGCTGGGAACATCTGTGCCTGGGAAGTTTTATCAAGATACAAGGACAAGGACGTTCCCTGTGTTATTTGGAATAGCAAAGAACTGGGAACAACCAACAGAGCCACCAACAAGAGAATGATTACATGATTTAAGCACATCCAACAGAATGTTCTATGGAATGCTAGGCAACTATAAGAGTATCACTACGAAACAATCTCTAAGgacactaaattttaaaaaacctaatcAAGGGGCAGCAGAGTGCTACAATTTACAACACAACTGctaatttgtgttttaaatatatatgtacgtacatatatacatatttctatcaatagatgatagatatatgcTGATATctgcagaaaaaaattctaaggCAAACTTCCCCACCTGTTAACAATACCCTGGAGGAGAAGGTGGGGGAGAAGGGCTGGGGATGCGGAGGCTTTCACAGTCAGTACTATTTGCATCTCTAACAAGTGCACCTAT from the Delphinus delphis chromosome 19, mDelDel1.2, whole genome shotgun sequence genome contains:
- the LOC132414390 gene encoding large ribosomal subunit protein uL15-like, whose translation is MPSRIRKTRKLRGHVSHSHGRIGKHRKHPGGRGNVGGMHHHRINFDKYHPGYFGKVGMRHYHLKRDQSFCPSINLDKLWTLVSEQTRVNAAKSKTGAAPVTDVVRSGYYKVLGEGKLPKQAVILKAKFFSRRAEEKIKGVGGPCVLVA